The following are from one region of the Bacillus methanolicus MGA3 genome:
- a CDS encoding FAD binding domain-containing protein, with translation MFPNAFKYEAPTSVDEAIRLMDEYGYDGKILAGGQSLLPMMKLRIAAPAVIIDINNLDELKGWSEVNGKLRIGAMTRQAELEHAKELREQFPLLSRTARWVADPLIRNLGTVVGSLVHADPASDWGTAMIALNAMLEARGPKGNRFIPIDEFFVDTFATSLDENELAVAVHLPIPSSPVAARYMKLKRKAGDFAIAGLAVQVTVDSDGRVFEAGIGICACGPVPLRAAKAEEALIGQRLTAKTIEDASKLVPEDADPVDDLRGSAVYKKNLLRVFAARALREIAEELHGKVEVQ, from the coding sequence ATGTTTCCCAATGCTTTCAAGTATGAAGCACCGACATCTGTCGACGAAGCGATCCGCCTCATGGATGAGTATGGATACGACGGCAAAATATTAGCGGGCGGCCAAAGTTTGTTGCCAATGATGAAGTTACGCATCGCAGCTCCCGCCGTAATTATTGATATTAATAATCTCGATGAGCTTAAAGGATGGAGTGAAGTAAACGGGAAATTGCGGATAGGTGCAATGACACGCCAAGCCGAATTGGAGCATGCGAAAGAACTTCGTGAACAATTTCCACTTCTGTCTCGTACCGCCCGCTGGGTTGCCGATCCATTGATTCGCAACCTCGGAACAGTAGTCGGTTCGCTAGTTCATGCGGACCCTGCCTCAGACTGGGGGACTGCGATGATTGCTTTAAATGCGATGCTGGAAGCCCGAGGTCCAAAGGGAAATCGGTTCATTCCCATTGACGAGTTTTTTGTAGATACATTTGCCACCTCGCTGGATGAAAATGAACTCGCCGTCGCGGTGCACTTGCCGATTCCATCCAGTCCTGTGGCCGCCCGCTATATGAAACTCAAACGTAAAGCCGGCGATTTTGCCATTGCAGGGCTGGCTGTGCAGGTCACTGTTGACAGTGACGGCCGTGTTTTTGAGGCAGGCATCGGCATTTGCGCTTGCGGGCCGGTCCCATTGCGGGCTGCCAAGGCTGAAGAGGCGCTTATCGGACAACGTCTGACAGCGAAGACGATTGAGGACGCATCAAAGCTTGTGCCGGAAGATGCGGATCCCGTTGATGACTTACGGGGCAGCGCGGTCTATAAGAAGAATCTTTTACGTGTGTTTGCTGCACGCGCACTCCGCGAAATCGCGGAAGAGTTGCATGGAAAGGTGGAGGTTCAATGA
- a CDS encoding LrgB family protein has product MFKHFLKGKKGFKLNIGVTIYNIFLTIGVYLLSRKAAAKYPSPFTTPVFLSTFVIIIVLMVSNISYKEYGTAKEILTYLLGPATIALAVPLYKHRGILVKYFIPAIAGIFVGTFSTITSALLLAKLFHLTSMASSISIKSITIAFASEVAKIIRADGILVAAFVMITGMIGAMFGPWLLNKLHVTHPIARGLSIGTVAHGIGTAEIAREGEMQGAVAGVAMGLTGIITSVLIPFLLPYLL; this is encoded by the coding sequence TTGTTCAAACACTTCTTAAAAGGAAAGAAGGGGTTCAAACTGAATATCGGCGTCACAATTTATAATATTTTTCTAACCATAGGAGTCTATTTATTATCAAGAAAGGCAGCGGCAAAATATCCTTCTCCTTTTACAACACCAGTGTTCTTAAGCACTTTTGTCATTATTATTGTTTTAATGGTTTCAAATATTTCTTATAAGGAATATGGAACAGCCAAAGAAATTTTAACGTATTTATTAGGCCCAGCAACGATTGCATTAGCTGTTCCGCTATATAAGCATCGCGGCATATTAGTTAAATATTTCATTCCAGCAATTGCCGGAATATTTGTCGGAACGTTTTCTACAATCACATCTGCACTTTTGCTGGCTAAGTTGTTCCATTTAACTTCTATGGCTTCATCCATAAGTATTAAATCGATCACAATCGCGTTTGCATCTGAAGTTGCAAAAATAATTCGGGCTGATGGGATTCTAGTTGCTGCATTTGTCATGATTACTGGAATGATCGGAGCTATGTTCGGACCGTGGCTCTTGAACAAACTACACGTAACCCATCCCATTGCAAGGGGGCTTTCGATTGGTACGGTTGCCCACGGGATCGGAACAGCGGAAATTGCTCGTGAAGGTGAGATGCAAGGAGCTGTTGCCGGAGTGGCAATGGGCCTTACCGGTATTATAACATCAGTATTAATTCCGTTTTTGCTTCCATATCTTCTTTAG
- a CDS encoding CidA/LrgA family protein yields the protein MKIIVFLKFMIQLLVFIALNYAGSFIVEFFHLPIPGNVIGMILLFILLTAGIIRIDWIEEVSSFLIKHLGFFFIPISVGLMTLGQVFLSKGPALLIILIASAFIGMACSGLVVQTLLKRKEGVQTEYRRHNL from the coding sequence TTGAAAATAATTGTATTTCTAAAATTCATGATTCAGCTATTAGTGTTTATAGCACTTAATTATGCGGGATCTTTTATCGTGGAATTTTTTCATTTGCCTATACCCGGAAATGTAATTGGGATGATATTGCTCTTTATCCTATTAACTGCAGGCATAATACGTATAGATTGGATTGAAGAAGTTTCCAGCTTCCTTATTAAACATCTTGGATTCTTTTTTATCCCTATTTCGGTTGGATTAATGACCCTCGGCCAAGTTTTTTTAAGTAAGGGACCGGCTTTATTGATTATATTAATTGCAAGTGCGTTTATTGGAATGGCTTGTTCTGGATTAGTTGTTCAAACACTTCTTAAAAGGAAAGAAGGGGTTCAAACTGAATATCGGCGTCACAATTTATAA
- a CDS encoding aldehyde dehydrogenase family protein, with amino-acid sequence MSHLTVELREKVEKFLSGKKKLYINGQFVESTSKKTFDTYNPATGEVLASVFEAGPEDIDLAVKAARKAFDEGPWSKMSAAERSRLMYKLADLMEENKDELAQLETLDNGKPIRETTAADVPLVIEHMRYYAGWSTKIVGQTIPVNGPFFNYTRHEAVGVVGQIIPWNFPLLMALWKLGAALATGCTVVLKPAEQTPLSALYLAELIEKAGFPKGVVNIVPGFGETAGQPLVDHPLVDKIAFTGSTEVGKRIMERASKTLKRVTLELGGKSPNIILPDADLTKAIPGALNGVMFNQGQVCCAGSRVFIQKKQFDNVIADMVDHAKKIKQGSGLHPDTEIGPLVSTEQQNRVLGYIEKGLSEGAELLTGGTKPTEQGYFVSPTIFADVRDDMTIAKEEIFGPVIAALPYEDLDELIARANNSRYGLAAGVWTKDVSKAHYIASNLRAGTVWVNCYNVFDAASPFGGYKQSGIGREMGSYALNNYTEVKSVWISLN; translated from the coding sequence ATGAGTCATTTAACCGTCGAATTAAGAGAAAAGGTCGAGAAATTTCTTTCAGGCAAGAAAAAATTGTACATTAATGGACAATTTGTAGAAAGTACTTCGAAGAAGACGTTCGACACTTACAATCCTGCTACTGGGGAAGTTTTGGCATCTGTTTTTGAAGCAGGACCGGAAGATATTGACCTTGCTGTTAAAGCAGCACGTAAAGCTTTTGATGAAGGTCCTTGGTCCAAAATGAGTGCAGCTGAACGAAGCAGATTAATGTACAAATTAGCGGATCTTATGGAAGAAAATAAAGATGAATTGGCACAATTGGAAACTCTAGATAATGGAAAGCCAATCAGGGAAACGACAGCTGCAGATGTTCCACTTGTGATTGAACATATGAGGTATTATGCGGGCTGGTCAACAAAAATTGTCGGACAAACGATACCTGTAAACGGACCATTTTTTAACTATACCCGACATGAAGCTGTTGGAGTTGTCGGCCAGATTATTCCATGGAACTTCCCTCTCCTAATGGCATTGTGGAAGCTTGGTGCCGCTTTAGCAACAGGTTGTACCGTGGTTCTAAAACCTGCTGAACAAACACCGCTTTCTGCTCTATATCTTGCTGAGCTGATTGAGAAAGCAGGCTTTCCGAAAGGGGTTGTCAATATTGTTCCTGGATTTGGAGAGACAGCCGGACAGCCGCTTGTCGATCATCCTCTTGTTGATAAGATTGCTTTCACCGGTTCAACAGAAGTTGGGAAACGGATTATGGAACGGGCTTCGAAAACGTTAAAACGTGTAACATTGGAGCTGGGAGGAAAATCTCCTAACATCATTCTCCCTGATGCAGATTTAACAAAAGCAATTCCTGGAGCATTAAACGGCGTCATGTTCAACCAGGGGCAAGTTTGCTGCGCAGGATCACGGGTATTTATTCAAAAGAAACAATTTGATAATGTGATAGCTGATATGGTTGATCATGCGAAGAAGATAAAGCAAGGATCGGGACTGCATCCTGATACAGAAATCGGTCCTTTAGTCTCAACTGAACAGCAAAACCGTGTCCTAGGCTATATTGAAAAAGGGTTAAGTGAAGGAGCCGAACTACTAACCGGTGGTACAAAGCCGACTGAACAAGGTTACTTTGTTTCCCCTACTATTTTTGCAGATGTTCGTGATGATATGACTATTGCAAAAGAAGAAATATTCGGTCCGGTAATTGCGGCATTGCCATACGAAGATTTAGATGAATTAATCGCCCGCGCAAATAATAGCCGGTATGGTCTTGCTGCTGGTGTTTGGACAAAAGACGTCTCAAAAGCTCACTACATTGCAAGCAACCTCCGCGCCGGAACAGTTTGGGTAAACTGTTACAATGTATTTGATGCAGCTTCTCCATTTGGCGGTTACAAACAATCCGGTATTGGACGCGAAATGGGTTCATATGCATTAAACAATTATACGGAAGTTAAGAGTGTTTGGATTTCTTTAAACTAA
- a CDS encoding SCO family protein: protein MKKLYIISTLLIVIGIAAGISYFILRDVNAKIPDNISLMTMNKKEYTFGKANKKLKLVEFMYTHCPDVCPTTTQKMNLLKKDLQKAGVYGKDIQFITITFDPYRDTPEVLRKYMKTFGIENDGNWIFLTANPKNFEKDRQEIKKIADTFQFQYRDPGNGFYVHSAFTYLLDENNKFIKKFPMGEDFNKDEVFKKIMKEI, encoded by the coding sequence ATGAAAAAATTGTATATCATAAGTACATTGCTTATTGTTATTGGTATTGCTGCAGGCATATCTTATTTTATACTTCGAGATGTAAATGCGAAAATACCTGATAATATTTCTTTAATGACGATGAATAAAAAAGAATATACGTTTGGTAAAGCCAATAAAAAATTGAAATTAGTTGAATTTATGTATACACATTGCCCCGATGTTTGTCCGACTACGACGCAAAAAATGAATTTATTAAAGAAAGACCTTCAAAAGGCAGGTGTATATGGAAAGGACATCCAATTTATAACGATTACATTTGATCCTTACCGCGACACGCCTGAAGTATTAAGAAAGTATATGAAAACGTTTGGAATTGAAAATGACGGAAATTGGATTTTTCTAACGGCGAATCCGAAAAACTTTGAAAAAGATCGGCAAGAAATTAAAAAAATTGCAGATACTTTCCAATTTCAATACCGTGATCCAGGAAACGGATTTTACGTACATTCTGCCTTCACTTATTTATTAGATGAAAATAATAAATTCATAAAAAAATTCCCAATGGGAGAAGATTTTAATAAAGATGAAGTTTTTAAGAAAATTATGAAGGAAATTTAA
- a CDS encoding ABC-F family ATP-binding cassette domain-containing protein, translating to MITVNNISLRYGDRKLFEDVNIKFTPGNCYGLIGANGAGKSTFLKILSGEIEPQTGSVHLGPGERLAVLKQNHFEYEAVEVLKVVIMGHGRLWEVMQEKDAIYMKADFTDEDGMKAAELEGEFAELNGWEAESEAAILLKGLGITEELHNKKMADLSGSEKVKVLLAQALFGKPDVLLLDEPTNHLDIKAIQWLEEFLINFENTVIVVSHDRHFLNKVCTHIADLDFGKIQIYVGNYDFWYESSQLALKIAQDANRKKEEKIKELQNFIARFSANASKSKQATSRKKLLEKITLEDIKPSSRRYPYVAFTPDREIGNDLLRVEGLTKTIDGVKVLNHLSFVMNKDDKIALVGKNEIAKTTLFKILMGEMEADSGNFKWGVTTSQAYFPKDNSTYFEKSDLNLVDWLRQFSPKDDSESFLRGFLGRMLFSGEEVLKKASVLSGGEKVRCMLAKMMLSGANVLLLDEPTNHLDLESITALNNGLINYKGSVIFSSHDHQFIQTIANRIIEITPNGIIDKQMTYDEYLENTELQKQVAEMYQ from the coding sequence ATGATTACAGTTAATAACATTAGTTTACGTTATGGGGATCGAAAGTTATTTGAAGACGTCAATATAAAGTTCACTCCTGGAAACTGTTATGGTCTCATTGGTGCTAATGGTGCCGGTAAATCAACGTTTTTAAAAATTCTTTCTGGAGAAATTGAACCGCAAACAGGAAGCGTTCATTTAGGGCCCGGAGAACGCCTTGCTGTACTTAAGCAGAATCATTTTGAATATGAGGCTGTTGAAGTGTTAAAAGTCGTGATCATGGGCCATGGCCGCTTGTGGGAAGTGATGCAGGAAAAGGACGCAATTTACATGAAAGCCGATTTTACCGATGAAGACGGGATGAAAGCAGCTGAACTTGAAGGTGAGTTTGCTGAATTAAACGGTTGGGAAGCTGAATCAGAGGCTGCTATTCTTCTAAAGGGATTAGGCATCACTGAAGAACTTCATAACAAAAAAATGGCTGATTTAAGCGGCAGTGAAAAAGTTAAGGTCTTGCTTGCTCAGGCATTATTCGGAAAACCGGATGTTCTCCTATTGGATGAGCCGACAAACCATTTAGATATTAAAGCGATACAATGGCTGGAAGAGTTCTTAATCAACTTTGAAAATACGGTCATCGTTGTCTCCCACGATCGTCATTTCTTAAATAAAGTATGTACACACATTGCTGATTTAGATTTTGGAAAAATACAGATTTATGTTGGAAACTACGATTTCTGGTATGAATCAAGCCAACTGGCTTTAAAAATAGCACAAGATGCAAACAGAAAAAAAGAAGAAAAAATCAAAGAGCTTCAAAACTTCATTGCCCGATTTAGTGCAAATGCTTCAAAATCCAAACAAGCGACTTCTCGTAAAAAATTGTTGGAAAAAATTACACTTGAAGATATCAAACCTTCCTCACGGCGTTATCCATATGTCGCTTTTACACCAGATCGAGAAATTGGAAATGACCTTTTGCGGGTTGAAGGACTGACAAAAACAATTGACGGTGTAAAAGTATTAAATCATTTAAGTTTTGTCATGAATAAAGATGATAAAATTGCCCTTGTTGGAAAAAATGAGATCGCCAAAACAACGCTGTTTAAAATTTTAATGGGTGAAATGGAAGCGGACAGCGGAAATTTTAAATGGGGTGTTACAACATCTCAAGCTTATTTTCCAAAAGACAATTCCACATACTTTGAAAAAAGTGATCTTAATCTAGTAGACTGGCTTCGCCAATTCTCTCCGAAAGATGACAGTGAAAGCTTTTTAAGAGGATTTCTTGGCAGAATGCTTTTCTCAGGGGAAGAAGTGTTAAAAAAAGCTAGCGTTCTATCAGGAGGAGAAAAAGTCCGCTGCATGCTTGCAAAAATGATGCTAAGCGGAGCAAACGTATTATTGCTTGATGAACCGACTAACCATCTTGATCTTGAATCCATTACGGCTTTAAATAACGGTTTGATCAATTATAAAGGTTCGGTTATTTTCTCTTCTCACGATCATCAGTTTATTCAAACGATTGCGAACCGAATAATTGAAATCACACCAAATGGAATCATTGATAAACAGATGACTTATGATGAATACCTTGAAAATACTGAGCTGCAAAAACAAGTAGCAGAAATGTACCAATAG
- a CDS encoding YuzL family protein has product MSKRKQDPSKTGLSSSHVEGQGTTTTETGNRQASSSRRKQKRS; this is encoded by the coding sequence GTGTCAAAACGAAAACAAGATCCATCCAAGACAGGACTAAGTTCGTCACATGTTGAAGGACAAGGGACAACAACTACAGAAACTGGTAACCGGCAAGCCTCTTCATCACGCCGAAAACAAAAGCGGTCTTAA
- a CDS encoding YkuS family protein, with translation MAKIGVEQSLTNVSEALRQRGHDVVELKQESDAKDCSFCVVSGLDSNVMGMQDTFTNASVILANGLSADEICQQVEEKLR, from the coding sequence GTGGCGAAAATTGGAGTTGAACAATCTTTAACCAACGTTTCCGAAGCCCTTCGACAAAGAGGACATGATGTAGTTGAATTAAAGCAGGAGTCGGATGCAAAGGACTGCTCTTTCTGCGTGGTTTCCGGCCTTGATTCAAATGTTATGGGCATGCAGGATACTTTTACAAATGCCTCTGTGATCCTTGCAAATGGGCTGTCTGCTGATGAAATTTGCCAGCAAGTTGAAGAAAAGCTTCGTTAA
- the modB gene encoding molybdate ABC transporter permease subunit, translated as MNIEFWKPLSLSLQVAGISTLIVLIIGILIAKLMSKRQFRGKVFVETALLLPLVLPPTVIGFLLIIIFGNNSFLGKIIESVFRQSIMFTPLAAVIASTVVAFPLMYQSAKTGFQLVDSGVEDAARIDGANEWKVFLFVTLPLSFRAILTGGILSFARALGEFGATLMFAGNIPGKTQTASTAIYVAFDSGNMEMAWLLVGALIVISFFMLLCTAFLK; from the coding sequence ATGAACATTGAATTTTGGAAGCCTTTATCGCTCTCATTGCAGGTTGCCGGCATTTCTACGCTTATTGTTTTAATCATTGGGATATTAATTGCTAAACTTATGTCAAAAAGGCAGTTTCGCGGAAAAGTGTTCGTTGAAACAGCATTATTGCTCCCTTTAGTATTGCCGCCGACTGTTATTGGATTTTTATTAATTATCATATTCGGAAATAACAGCTTTCTAGGGAAGATTATTGAATCTGTTTTCCGACAGTCCATCATGTTTACCCCGTTGGCAGCGGTTATTGCTTCAACTGTCGTCGCCTTTCCGCTTATGTACCAATCGGCAAAAACAGGATTCCAGTTGGTTGATTCTGGTGTAGAAGATGCGGCACGAATTGATGGTGCTAATGAATGGAAAGTTTTCTTATTTGTTACTCTTCCCCTTTCTTTTCGGGCAATTCTTACAGGTGGTATTTTAAGCTTTGCTAGGGCACTCGGAGAATTTGGAGCTACATTAATGTTTGCCGGAAATATTCCAGGAAAGACACAGACGGCATCTACCGCCATTTATGTAGCTTTTGACTCGGGAAATATGGAGATGGCTTGGTTGTTAGTTGGGGCACTAATTGTCATATCTTTTTTCATGTTATTATGTACCGCATTTTTAAAATAG
- a CDS encoding peptidoglycan-binding protein: MKDPVKKIIIGSTFASALFVLPSISDAALGDSDLKIGMKNDDVKQLQQFLINKGYFTYQTVTGYYGSITERAVKNFQSAVGLPQTGVFDRKTYERLTGVPQKSTAAQPAAKITLKIGSRGKEVSQLQSQLKSLGYFTYPSITNYYGTITANAVRKFQQDYGLTADGVAGQKTLNKLKEVLNQNGKTTPNNNKAEPTQPAMRLTIGSTGEEVKKIQAKLKELGYFTYPSITGYFGMATYEAVKKFQKAKKLPVTGTVDFSTYTQLLHSKPSQKKKEFNVMNLIGDAAELLGTRYQWGGTTPEKGFDCSGFLVYVFEKQSIYLPRTVALIWNAGKQVDKPSVGDLVFFETYRPGASHAGIYIGKNQFIHCGSSTGVTISNLTSKYWSDRYLGAKRYY, translated from the coding sequence GTGAAAGATCCAGTGAAAAAGATCATCATCGGATCCACGTTTGCATCGGCGCTTTTCGTGCTGCCATCCATTAGTGATGCGGCACTGGGAGACTCAGATTTAAAAATCGGGATGAAAAACGATGATGTGAAACAGCTTCAACAATTTTTAATTAATAAAGGCTACTTTACCTACCAAACAGTTACAGGCTATTATGGTTCCATCACGGAAAGGGCCGTGAAAAACTTTCAATCAGCTGTTGGTTTGCCACAAACAGGTGTGTTTGACCGGAAAACCTATGAAAGATTAACGGGGGTTCCTCAAAAGTCAACAGCTGCACAGCCAGCTGCCAAAATTACATTAAAAATTGGATCACGCGGTAAGGAAGTCAGCCAATTACAATCACAATTAAAGTCGCTTGGATATTTCACATATCCGTCCATCACCAACTACTATGGAACGATTACGGCCAATGCGGTTCGAAAATTCCAACAAGATTATGGGTTGACGGCAGATGGAGTAGCAGGACAAAAAACGCTGAATAAGCTGAAAGAAGTACTGAACCAAAACGGAAAAACTACACCAAACAATAATAAAGCTGAACCGACGCAACCAGCGATGCGCTTAACAATCGGTTCAACTGGTGAAGAAGTCAAAAAGATTCAAGCGAAGTTGAAAGAGCTCGGATATTTTACATACCCGTCCATTACGGGATATTTTGGCATGGCCACCTATGAAGCGGTGAAAAAGTTCCAAAAGGCCAAGAAACTTCCGGTGACCGGTACGGTTGATTTCTCTACTTATACGCAATTATTGCATTCAAAACCTTCCCAGAAGAAAAAAGAATTTAACGTAATGAATCTAATTGGAGATGCGGCGGAACTGCTTGGAACACGATACCAATGGGGAGGAACGACTCCTGAAAAAGGATTTGACTGCAGCGGATTTCTTGTTTATGTATTTGAAAAACAAAGTATTTATTTACCGCGCACAGTCGCATTAATATGGAACGCCGGAAAACAAGTGGACAAGCCGTCAGTCGGCGACCTTGTCTTTTTCGAAACATACCGGCCAGGAGCGTCTCATGCAGGGATTTACATAGGAAAAAATCAATTCATTCATTGCGGAAGTTCCACGGGAGTTACCATCAGCAATTTAACGAGCAAATATTGGAGCGATCGATATCTCGGTGCGAAAAGATATTATTAA
- a CDS encoding DMT family transporter, producing MSRSFIYLSLIVIMMIWGLNVIALKILVEHFSPVTLTSFRILTAGIVVILILFFTGQLRKLTRKEVIYIGTAALFSVVAHHLFLAVGLTKTTASNAGLILALVPLVTSVLAVVFLGNRFTVFRFVGILLGFTGVMFVVLNGKTGIHHVSIGDFYIFLSVLSQAISFIIIKKATDTMDSKVMTGWMLLFGSLLLFFISLWMEPDGLSSLANGTIYLWMIFLASAVFATALGHMLYNRAIKQIGAAESAIFINLNPLFSLLGAYFFLGESISLSQIMGFILIVIGVILGSGFLDDSGVPSQRSKVLGK from the coding sequence ATGTCTAGATCTTTCATTTATTTATCATTAATTGTAATCATGATGATTTGGGGACTAAACGTGATTGCCCTCAAAATTTTAGTTGAACATTTTTCGCCAGTGACATTAACTTCGTTTAGAATTCTTACTGCAGGGATCGTAGTGATTCTAATTTTATTTTTCACCGGTCAGTTGCGGAAATTAACCCGGAAAGAAGTCATATACATTGGCACGGCAGCTTTATTTAGCGTCGTTGCACACCACCTTTTTCTTGCGGTCGGCTTAACAAAAACAACAGCATCCAATGCTGGTTTAATTTTAGCTCTTGTACCGTTAGTGACATCGGTGTTAGCGGTAGTCTTTTTAGGTAATCGGTTTACAGTGTTCAGGTTTGTCGGGATATTACTCGGGTTTACCGGCGTAATGTTTGTAGTGTTAAATGGCAAAACCGGCATTCACCATGTGTCGATCGGCGATTTTTATATCTTTTTGTCCGTATTATCTCAAGCAATTAGTTTTATTATAATTAAAAAAGCAACGGATACGATGGATTCGAAGGTCATGACAGGGTGGATGTTGTTGTTCGGTTCTTTGCTGTTATTTTTTATTAGTTTGTGGATGGAACCGGACGGCTTATCAAGCCTGGCAAACGGTACGATATATCTATGGATGATCTTCCTTGCTTCAGCTGTATTTGCCACTGCACTTGGTCATATGTTATACAACAGAGCAATTAAACAAATTGGTGCAGCGGAATCGGCGATTTTCATTAATTTAAATCCGCTGTTTTCATTACTAGGGGCTTATTTCTTTTTAGGAGAATCTATTTCTCTTTCACAAATTATGGGGTTTATATTAATCGTGATTGGTGTCATTTTAGGCAGCGGTTTTCTGGATGATAGCGGGGTGCCATCTCAGCGTTCAAAAGTGCTGGGGAAATAA
- a CDS encoding cupredoxin domain-containing protein, whose translation MQFIVLKKGPLMLFLLLVITVSAAAVWFFGTSGSLPAASRQAEEQIREIQMVTGEFSAKTSDGKEIEAYRWDPGTVFVNKGEKVRLTILGVNGKEHPFIIEGTNIKGVVKQGEETTVPLQFDKKGIYRLICQMHSNKDHFGPMIAYIVVD comes from the coding sequence TTGCAATTTATTGTGCTAAAAAAAGGGCCATTAATGTTATTTCTTTTATTGGTGATCACAGTTTCCGCAGCTGCTGTCTGGTTTTTTGGAACATCAGGCTCGTTACCTGCAGCAAGCAGGCAAGCAGAGGAACAAATTAGAGAAATTCAAATGGTTACTGGTGAATTTTCAGCGAAAACAAGCGATGGGAAAGAAATAGAAGCATATCGCTGGGATCCAGGCACCGTGTTTGTTAATAAAGGAGAAAAAGTCCGCCTTACCATTTTGGGTGTAAACGGAAAAGAACATCCTTTTATTATCGAAGGCACTAACATAAAAGGAGTTGTCAAACAAGGGGAGGAAACGACCGTGCCTCTGCAATTTGATAAAAAAGGAATATACCGGCTTATTTGCCAAATGCATTCAAACAAAGATCATTTTGGTCCAATGATTGCATACATTGTGGTAGATTAG